From Candidatus Rokuibacteriota bacterium:
AGAGGTAGGCGTAGTCGCCGCCAATGGAGAGCGCCAGCCTCCGCTCGTACACCAGCCTCCGGTACAGCCGCGAGGCCCGCCCCTCCTGAAGGATGGTCGACAGCAGCTCGAGAGCCGGGGCGTCCTTGGAGAGGTAGTTGGGGACGTGGAAGCCGATGTACACGATGGGCGCGCGCGCGTCCGCCTTGTAGACGACGACGCGGCGCTCGGCCAGCTGGGGCGGCTCGATCGCATCCATGGGCGGTGGCGCGGGGCCGCGCGGGATGCGGCCGAAGGTCTCGCGCGCCCGGGAGATCACGCGGCGCGAGTCTACGTCGCCCGCCACCATGAGGAGAGCGTTGTCCGGCTGGTAGTGGCGGTTGTAGAAGGCGCGAAGCTCGGCTTGGCGGACGCGCAGGATGTCCTGCATCCACCCGATCACGGGCCAGCCGTACGGGTGCGCCTTGTACGCGGCGGCGAGAAACTCTTCCGAGAGGTACCCGTCGGGGTCGTCCTCGGTGCGCGTGCGCCGCTCCTCCGCCACCACCTGCCGCTCCGAATCGATCTCCTTCGGGTCGAGCAGGAGGTTGCGCATGCGGTCGGCCTCGAGGCCCAGGACGAGGTCGACCCGGTCGGCGGCGATGTTGACGTAGTAGGACGTCACGTCGTGGGAGGTGAAGGCGTTGTCCTGCCCGCCGTTCCCCTCCACGATCCGCGCGAACTGGCCTTTCCCATGGGTCGGCGTCCCCTTGAACATCATGTGCTCGAGGAAGTGCGCGAGCCCGGTCGCCCCCGGGATCTCGTTTCGCGACCCAACCTTGTACCAGGTCTGGATGGTGGCGATGGGGCTCCGATGGTCCTCCAGGACCAGGATGCGAAGGCCGTTGTCGAGCACGACATCGGTGACGGGCGGCGCCTGCGCGGCGTGGGCGAGGGACACGGCCAGGCACGTCGCGGCGAGCGCGCAGGCCTTGAGCGCGTGTCGAAAGGGCATGGATCGATTATGCTACGGGCCCCTGCGCCCGGCAACCTTGGCGCCGGCCGTGCGAACCTTCACGCGGAGGTGTCCGATGACCATCGTCTACCTCGCCCTGGCGGCGACGCTCGAGGTGTCGGGCGACTTCCTGATGCGCGTCGGACTGGGCGGACGGCGCTCCAGCCTGGTCGCGGGCGCTTGCGCCTTGGCCGCCTACGGCCTCCTCGTCAACCAGCCCGCGCTCGGTTTCGGCCGGACGTTGGGCCTCTACATCGCGGTCTTCTTCGTCGTGAGCCAGGCCGTGGCCTTCTGGGTCGGCGGCGAGCGCCCGTCGCCGTCACTCTGGCTCGGCGGCGCCCTCATCGTCCTGGGCGGCCTGGTGATCCATTCCGGCCGGCCATAAGCGCTTCTCCCCCTCTCCCCCACTGGGGGAGAGGGTCAGGGTGAGGGGACGCCTGCGAGGTGTTTCGCGGTGACAAATACCTGCCGCAGCATCGGGCGCGTGAGCCTGCCCGTGAAGGTGTTCTGCTGGCTCGGATGGAAGCTGCCCAGGAGCACGGTGCCGTCGGGCATCGCCGAGCGGGCGCCGTGGCCGAAGCGCGGCAGCGGGCGGGGCAGCGGCAGCGCCGCGGCGCGCCGCGCGCGGAGATAGGCGTCCCACGCAATCTTGCCGAGGGCGACCACCACCCGCACGTCGCGGAGCAGCGCCAACTCTTCGAGCAGGTACGGCTGGCAGCGGAGCATCTCACCGGGCAGCGGCTTGTTTGCCGGCGGCGCGCAGCGGAGCGCGGCCGTGATGTAGGCGCCGCGGAGCGCGAGCCCGTCGCCGGCGTGGGTCGACGCCGGTTGATTGGCGAACCCCGACTCGTAGAGCGCGCGAAAGAGCCAGTCCCCGCTCCTGTCTCCCGTGAACATGCGCCCGGTGCGGTTGCCGCCGTGGGCGGCCGGTGCCAAACCCACGATGAGGACGCACGCGCGAGGATCGCCGAAGGCCGGCAGCGGGCGCGCCCAGTAGGTCTGCCCGCGGTAGCGCCGCGGCGGGTCGGCCGCGGCCCCCTCGCGGTGCCTCACGAGCCGCGGGCAGAGCCGGCAGCGGACGATGCGCCGGGCCAGCGCGGCGAGCTTCCGCTCGTCCTCGGCGGTGACTTCGCGGCTAATCACGGAAGCGCCCGCGGTTAATAGCTCGACGAGGGTCCAAAGATGCGTTGCGCCTCGATGGGCTCCGTGATGTTCTTGAGACGCACGGCACCGACAGGTTCAAGGCGGTAGCGGTCGCCGAGGCGCAGCACCGTTTCGGGCCCCGCCACGATCTGGCCGTCCTGCGCCAGG
This genomic window contains:
- a CDS encoding pitrilysin family protein, producing the protein MPFRHALKACALAATCLAVSLAHAAQAPPVTDVVLDNGLRILVLEDHRSPIATIQTWYKVGSRNEIPGATGLAHFLEHMMFKGTPTHGKGQFARIVEGNGGQDNAFTSHDVTSYYVNIAADRVDLVLGLEADRMRNLLLDPKEIDSERQVVAEERRTRTEDDPDGYLSEEFLAAAYKAHPYGWPVIGWMQDILRVRQAELRAFYNRHYQPDNALLMVAGDVDSRRVISRARETFGRIPRGPAPPPMDAIEPPQLAERRVVVYKADARAPIVYIGFHVPNYLSKDAPALELLSTILQEGRASRLYRRLVYERRLALSIGGDYAYLSHDPNLFWFSGTPLPGQTPEVLEQAIMAEIERVKSETVPEEELERAKNQIESGFVWRQDSVYSRAASLARFELAGSWRNSESFVPLIRHVTAADLQRAARAYFQTGRRTVGVLLPGAPPAAAGK
- a CDS encoding uracil-DNA glycosylase, with amino-acid sequence MISREVTAEDERKLAALARRIVRCRLCPRLVRHREGAAADPPRRYRGQTYWARPLPAFGDPRACVLIVGLAPAAHGGNRTGRMFTGDRSGDWLFRALYESGFANQPASTHAGDGLALRGAYITAALRCAPPANKPLPGEMLRCQPYLLEELALLRDVRVVVALGKIAWDAYLRARRAAALPLPRPLPRFGHGARSAMPDGTVLLGSFHPSQQNTFTGRLTRPMLRQVFVTAKHLAGVPSP